TCTTGGTACTTGTTAATAACCGAAGTCGACTGTACGTCACATTACATTCAactatttatttttcaaattaaaaaatgttatgcTTATAAAGTTGCTCTTGATTTAACTCTTTGGGGCATGCTGGGATTAAAATTGTCCCACCTTTTTGATGCACCATAATGCATGGTGGGATATTTTTAGTCCCACCTTGAAATATTGCAATAGCTGCATGAGCATAGGTTTGTATTTTGTCTTATTTACATAAAGCAGTTGGTAATattttcaacaaatgttataaaTGTATTCACTTGTGTTGGCAACATTCAACATGCCAATACAGGTTCATCAATTGTTGCAAGGGGTAGGTTTATTGCAACAACTATTACTATTTTctttttatgtttttacattatgtgatacctttcttaataaaaatataccaattttgtttaatttaaaacgcaataaaatttctatgcaacatggatctactttattatctgaaatcctgTGTCACAAAGAGTTAAAAGGAATACCATAAATAGAAGTTAAGAGGAATGTTCTATTTTCAGGGAGGGTGGACAGCACTTATGTGGGCAACGTACAAGGGTAGGTCGCCAACGGTGACGATGCTACTAGCAAGAGGAGCTGATGTCAATGCACATGGAAATTTTCATATATCTTCATTGTTATGGGCCGCGGGTAGAGGTTACCCTGACATTGTTAAAGATATCATTGCTCATGGTGCTAAAGTTAATGTTGGTGATAaggtaatataattttattcaagTTCAAACACAGAATATTCATAAAAGACTAATTAAACATATAGTTGATAGCTACAGTGATCAAGCTACAGTGACTGTTACTTAAAATTGTACACCTAGCGGTTCAGCCGATATTTTTTCAATAGAACATGAAAATTGtactaaattattgaaacttGTATAGAGGTATATAGTGTAATATTTCTTTATTTGATACATAACAACAATACAAAAAAATCTTTAGTAGTActcagtaaattaaataaaatttgagatTGTGTATGAAACTTAGTTGTCAGTAAAAGTTGTACACTGTTGGTAACAGTGGAAATCCGGTGAATCCCCAATGGTTTTTTGTGTAATAATGCTTAGCAGCTATTGAATCTAGCTGATTTAGCAGCATTTTGATTGTTATATGCGTTGTTCTGCCAAAAAATCAATAAAAAAGACTTaaaatgcgataaactacagtagCTGAGCGTAAATTAGTTATTTATCactataaaaacaaaaaaagttATAATGAAATTATTTGGAACGAATTGGACAAAAAAGTAAGATTACATAATATTACAAACAAGGAAAGCCTTAGAAAAGCTTTGCAAGAAGAATGGTCGAAAATAACACCTGAATTTTCtaagaatttaataaaatcaaTTCCTCGACGACTGCAGTGTGTTCAAAATGCATTTAGTTACCcaactaaatattaatataaataatttttattatatattattctaaAACTGTATCTTATTTCCTCTGTACGATTTTTACTCACAGCTGAGTTTCATACGCAacctcaaattttatttaatttactgagTACTGAgtaaataaagaaacattacaCTATATGCTTTTATacgagtttcaataatttagtacaattttcatgttttattgaaaaaatatcggCTGAACCGCTAGGTGTACGATTTTAAGTGACAGTCactgtatatatttttaaataagtcGTGTATTTAATCAAAGAATCATTAAAGAAATTGAATAACAATTTATGAAGAAATGCTTTATCTTATTTGTACATTGTCTGTTATTTCTCTcgaaaaaaatgtttattatattaaaccTCAATGGGCATCGTTTTTCAACttctagtatggtaccacagcgtTGGTGTGGGCGTCACGTAAAGGAAATGTAGAAATTGTAGATACGTTATTAAAAGCTGGTGCTAATGTTGATACTGCTGGCATGGTAAGATCAAAATTTGTCTGCTACATATTTCTATTATCAAATTGAAGTAATATCAATAATTGTAGTGAGTAAATACCAAAGAACCTAAGAGCCAAGTAATGATTCTCtaattctgaaaaaaaaacatttttattactGTTATAAAGTAACAAAAAGACGTTTACCGTGTTGTTGTATTACACACTGCTAATTGATACACAAATTTTCAGAAATAAAACTATATCATTCTTATGAGAAAGTTTTTATCGAAAAAAATGGAAAGACGTTAAGTGCTACTTCatgtttttataatttaaaatgtttCTGTTGACTCTTCTTTTTCTGATGAAACTGTAGATGTTGGATTTACGATCCTTTTATAATGAATTTTGTGATCTTCCTCTAAAACGAcatcctctgggaaaaattttaatgtgtgattctagaggccaaaataagatgaaaatcaagaataccaatttgttgatggaggcttcattaaaaagttattaacgtttaaagttccgctcgtactgaatttttttctcgaaaatgcgcaagatttcgggggtatgtctattcaccaaaaatgattgtaattgacccccgcaaccgaaaataatttttacagaacgatttgaaatttttttttttcgtcgaaaaatttaggcacctaattagattttcggtaaggaatttttttctcgaaagtgcgtaggatttcgggggtatgtgtaatgaccaaatatgattgtaattgacctccgcaaccgaatataatttttttagaatgatttgaaaaatttttttttcgccaaaaattttcagcacttatccaattttttttttcgaaagtggataggctttcggaggtatgtctattcaccaaaaatgattgtaattggcccccgcaaccgaaaataattttttcaaaattaattaaaaattttttttttcgtcgaaaaatttaggcacctaccccctgtcgatttttcttaaaaattccttttccatttttagtaattttgtttgacgccctacagaaaagttgtctaatatttttttgtaggtacctatgagctctacttcagaaaagagtttcattgaaatatattcacaattgtaggagttatggctgcttgaaaattggaccatttttatggggtttttctcattttgcggggtcaaggaccaacttttcgaatatttttgcgatttctacatattctccaccaaaatacgcgtagtttacttttttaaacattaaaatcgttcaatccgttcagaagttatgacgttttaaagattcgcatggaaattcgggcagacatttctggccagaaattatattttcggtaaggaatttttttctcgaaactgagtaggatttcgggggtatgtctgttgaccaaaaatgcttataattgacccctgcaactaaaaataatttttccaagacgattcgaaagtcttttttcacccaaaacattcagcacttactcgaatttttttctcgaaagtgggtaggatttcgggggtatgtgtaatgaccaaaaatgtttgtaatttacccctgtaattaaatataatttttttagaatgatttgaaatttttgaatttaattgttaataactttttaatggagcctccatcaacaaattggtattcttgattttcgtcttattttggtctctagaatcccccattaaaatttttctcaggggtggccgaacaccctgtatatgtatattgtatATAGTTCCTTTTCAGATTACAAATTTTCTATtaacttttccttttcatttatttttttggCTAGAAATTTTAATAACAAAGCTTCTTTTATGTTGTAATTATTTTCCCCCATTGCAGAatattaacgcgttcactgtcggaTCTCTTAACGGCGTATCCAAAAGCATAGAACTATGACCCGTTTACGGGTCAtgaacagtgaacgtgttaatgaaTTTCCAATCTGATATCAGTATATGTTTCCTCTACCGTAACGTTAatgcttttatttaaaaaattactgctTTTGTTATATGTATTTAGTTGGAATGTGTCAAGTTATTCTTCTGCAATGCTCTTCAAGTACCACCATccccaatatttttatatctaCTACTTCAAATGGGGAATTGTATCCAGTAGAAATGACAACTTTATGCATTTCCTTTAATACAATAGCTTCTATATTCTCTTTTTCTTATTCTACCAGATATTTCCAGTTATTATAAACTTGTACTTTACTGTATCAAATACCCCATCAATCACTAAAGAAACAAACACAAACAAAATGACTTTATTCTTATTCTGTCCTATTATTCGGCTATAcagtttaatttattcaaaactCACTCAGGCACTTAACCCCTTTCTAAAGAAAATATGCTTGGAGATAATTACTGCTCTAGCTACAAGCATGCTTTTCGATCATAAGGGAACTGCTAACACACTGCTTTTCCCTAGAAACATTGGCGATTACACATAAGATCTAATTATGGAGAAATCTTAATCTCTTGAATCTAAGCTCTTAGCCTCTTTGATACTTTCAATTTGAATTCTCtttcttatttaatttaatctcaataattcatttttattatcgTATATTATGAGTTATATAAATAGTAGAAGTAACAATATGATTGAGTATTAATAGATTATTaactaaatattttacagtattcaTGGACTGCTCTCCTTGTGGCTACCCTTGGTAATCATGTGGACGTCGTACTGCTCCTTTTGGAGCACAAACCGAACGTAAATGCTCTAGATAAGGATGGCTGCACAGCCCTAGCAATAGCCTGTCGAGAAGGGCATCACGAGATAGCAAATGCACTTTTGAACGCTGGTGCTTATGTAAACATTCAGGACAGAGCCGGAGATACAAACTTAATTCATGCTGTGAAAGGCGGTCATAGAGGAGTGGTTGAATCTCTTTTAAAGAAGTATGCCGACGTCGACATCGCCGGAAAGGTGACAAAATTGATACTAAATTATCATCCCAGACAGAAGACAGGATATCAGTTAATATCTTGACAATGGTTCCGACTAGAACCTAAAAGTCTCTTTTGTATATCGAACCTACTTGTTTCCCATTCATTTCAAGCTTGGACTATGATTATATTTCTTTAAAGAAGTTGAAGAACTAGCTAACCAGGcacattttattgaaatattctaGGATAAGAAAACCGCAACTTACATAGCAGTAGAAAAAGGCAATATATCGATATTAAAATTGTTACTAAACGCTAACCCAGACTTGGAGATCGCAACGAAAGACGGTGACACGCCGCTACTGCGGGCAGTTAGGTCGCGCAACGCCGAAATCGTGCAATTACTGCTAGACAAGAAAGCCAAGGTCTCAGCCACCGACAAAAAGGGCGACACGGTGCTTCATGTAGCTATGCGAGCAAGATCGAAAGCTATCGTCGAGATATTATTGAGAAATCCGAAGAATAGTCAGCTACTTTACCGTCCAAATAGGCAAGGCGAAACCCCGTACAACATTGACATTAATCATCCGAAAACCATTCTTGGACAAATATTTGGCGCGAGTAAGTTGTTCGTACGTTTCTtacaaaaaatttaataaaccagCAAGcatgtttattataaaattaaatttttttaaatgtcaaTTGCTTGTGTGAACATTAAAAAACAAACTATTCGTTGATTATTCAAGCACTATCAAAGAACAGGTGCAAATCCATTATTTTGTCAAGTTTATTACAATGATGATCATATATCATATGGTTCATTTTagtacaaaattatttatcaaaaatatttgtaagaattatttaacaaagaatAATTGGATTGTAGCATACAGGGGTCGAATGAAAcgataaatatttgtaaataaatgttatttggtaaattttgtttttttccagGACGCCTTAACACCAACGAAGATAATGAAAATATGCTTGGCTATGACTTATACAGTAGTGCTTTGGCAGATATTCTCAGTGAACCATCTCTTTCGACGCCTATAACTGTTGGCCTTTACGCAAAATGGGGTTCTGGAAAATCTTTCTTATTAAATAAGTTGAGAGGTAATAATTGTATAGCGTTTTGTTTGTTAAAACATATACTTGAATTGCAAGATGTTCAAAGTACCTGATACGCTTAATTTTTTCAGAGGAAATGAAGAATTTTGCTCGTCAATGGATAGATCCTGTATTCCAATTCTCTTTCTTACTTTTTGTAGTAGTGTCTCATGTATCTTTATTAGTGGGTATCACCATAGGTCTTGCTCTACAGTCGTGGATCGTTGGTCTTGCTTGTGGTATAAGTCTTATTTTCATTACATACGCTTTTTTGATACTTATCTGGCATGCTAACAAAAGGTAAGGAAACCAACTGGATGGTACACACATTCCAAATCTATTTCTATTTTATAATCCTTTACAATTTACATTGTAGATACGATTGGTACTGGCCATATAACTTCACCGTTGCTCTAACTACAAAGTTAAATTCATTGAAGCTGTTGTTGCAAGTGATTTTCTGTCATCCTCCCGGTGGCCAAGTTCACGACGGTGTGACGGTCCAGCCaatcaaattttatttcaccGACCAGACTCGAGTTGGCACAACTGCCGCTGGAGAAAACGCAGTAGTACAAATGGTGGGATCGCTTTATGATTCCATTGAAAATGATTTTGGTTCCTTGTCCACGAGATTGTACAGAGCGTTCAGACCAAAGCCTGATAAATCAACTACGACTTGGAAGTGGAGACACCTTTGTTGTCTACCATACATAGTCATATTCGAATTCTGTTTTTGCAGTTTACTTGTTGGCATTTCTGTGCTCACCGTCTACCTTATCGACATTTCTAGCAACGAGTGAGTACACAATAAGGATTGACTTAGCAACAATTTTTTATGCAAAGAAGACACTAAATAGGATAATAAAGCGATCGATAGATTTTAAAATGAGGTTTCTATTACTTACCGATTATCACAGGCCAACGATAGAGAAAGTTACGGCACACATAATTATGATAACTGTTGCCTTAATATTAGCAGTCAGTGTAATAGCAAACTTATATACATGGAGTCGAACTTTGCAAGCGCTTGTTTTCTCTCAAAGACGGCATCTTCAACGGAGCATTTCCAAGTTGGAGACTTTAAAAAGCGAAGGTTTTATACAAACACTGAGAAGCGAAGTCAGTTTAATGACGGAAATGGTACATAAACTGTTATTCAGAttacatattttattaatatattctttctatctaataacaaaatttttgtataaaaacaGGTCAAATGTCTAGATAGTTTCATGGCTCAACAAAGTAGATTAGTAGTAATTGTGGATGGTCTGGACAGTTGCGAACAAGATAAAGTGTTGTTAGTTTTAGATGCTATACAAGCATTATTTAGTGATAATGGTTATCCGTTTGTTGTAATATTAGCGATTGATCCACATATTATTGCCAAGGTATTATAGCATATCCTTtacttttttcaaaataatGGGTTGAATGGAAAAATTTTCGTTTCACGTAAGATAATATAGGTGTAAATCGTTATCAgacaattttatatattttttaaagcaATTGTGCCGTAAAGAATATTACAAGGAAAGATCCTCTATAGCACAAAAACTATAGAAAACATTCGTGAAGTGTTTGATGAATATGTCATTTAAATTATGCGTCAAACATGGTTAAAAATGTAAATTGGTTGCAAATTTTCTTCAAATCGTTGAATACTAATTCGAGAATTTGAAAAAGAATTTCATTTTTCCCAAACATGCATTGTTCAAACCCTTCGTCCAACTTAGAAGCCAAATGTTAGAATAGTCTTACTACTCAACATCTCAGTTATACATGTACTGATTGAAAAAGACAGATTGGCCAgtgttgatatatattttactctTTACTCCTCAATAAAAAGTCTTTGGACTTGACTAGAACTCTTTAATTATCATTTATTTAGATCACTGCAAAATCATTTGATTAGTAGAATTCAGAACTCTCGAAGAAGTCGATACTTTAATTTAAAGTCAAAAAGCGTTTATAAATTTATGAATCTAGCAAAGAAAACTATGTAATTAattacataaatatttattcttagaagcatacatatacgtatagatatattttacaataaataaaatgcaACAACTTTCCATTCAGCTCCTAATGTATTAATACGCCGAAGTTAACATATTTACTATAATACTTCGCTCAACAGGCAGTGGAAGTCAATAGTAGAAGATTATTCACAGAATCCAATATTGGAGGGCACGATTACTTGCGCAATATGGTGCATCTTCCATTTTATTTGCAAAATAGTGGTTTACGAAAGGTGAAGGTTGCTCAACAAACTGCCCAACATAGCAAAAAAACCGCATGGACTGAAGCTGAAGAGAGTGTTAATTACACCGCATCTAGTACAATGCATCATTCGGTTTCTAATAGAAGACTCAGTACAGAGTCTGGTATAATGAACAGCAACGAAAAGTTGAAACCACAAAGTAGAAAAGGCAGTAGAAAATTGCGATTAAGCGAGTCGATAGCCAGTAGTATTGGTAGCAATTTAAATCGACTGGGTGGAGCACAGGATCTTAATAAAATGCTTCTCACTGACGACTACTTCAGCGACGTAAACCCTCGTAGCATGAGGAGATTAATGAACGTCGTTTATGTTACtggtaataaaataattattagtttcTAGAATACTTATTTcacaatttattatatttgcaTTTAATATATCACTTATTTATTTTAGGGAGGTTATTAAAAGCATTCCAAATTGATTTTAATTGGTATCACTTAGCCAGTTGGATCAATATCACCGAACAATGGCCATTTAGAACATCTTGGTTGATTCTGCATTATGATATGTATGAAGAGAGTTTAGATGATTCCATGTCGTTAAAGAGTCTTTATGATAAGTACGTTCCATTTATAATTATCCTGTGTCTTTTAAATCGACTACTTGTGTTTAGCATTTTGTTGAATATAATTATTTGATAATGTACGACTTTCTAATTAACTGATTACAATATATTAAAAGAAATCGcgataaaaatgataaaatgaaataatttatttcctttGACTATTGAAATTGATCCAATATTTGATAAAAAAGAATTTGTTTACAATCTAATaagttatgtttttttttttaattattaggaTACGTCCCCAAATACCAGTACTTAAAGAAGTTCAGCCTCTGTTAGAAATGGATAGAGATGAACGCAAGCTGGACATTTTCCTGACTTTCCATCGTGCCAGCTTACTTGTTAGCGATATGAAGATATTCTTGCCATTCACGATTAATCTTGATCCTTATATTAAGAAAAAGATCAAGGAAGAGCAACAAAGCATAGAAGAAGAAACAGGACTTGGGCCATATAAACAGTACAATCCTTGGACTATGCATGGTGGTACTCAGGAGCAATGGAATGCGAATAGAACTGGTTTAATCAATCGTAACGTGAAATTAGCCAGAACACCAAGTCTACAAGGATCTGCTCCAGTACCATCAACTTCATCTTGGTGCATGCAACCGTCATTCGATTGGCAGACTCCACCTTGGGTACAAATGCCTCCTATGGAACCCGTACTTAAACCACTTTCTGCAACTACAACTTTACCGGTACAATATGCACATAACGTTTATAAAATTGTATATAATTTCTTAGCATCTGACAAAAACTGTATTGCCTTTCTCCTTTCTAGTCCGAAATTTTGGAAATAAAACTTTCGTCTCTAACAGTAAACGGCGTTTGTGACCTCATTGATAGAATTGAAAGTTTAAATCACAATCAAGCACCACAGTACAAAAATGTTATTAAGGAAAATAACATTAATGGCAGGGTTTTGTTACACTGTGAGACACAAGAGCTGAAAAAAGTAAGTTTTTCCTTTTGATTTGATAATGCTCTTTCTACGCTAAGTTCagtataaaacatttaaatctAGTTCCCCAAACACAATTACGAATGTTGTACGATAAATAACTTCTTCATACTTACAGGtacttaaaatggcttttggagaTTGGGAACTGTTCCGTATGGTGATTGTTTCACTTAGGGAATTAGAACTGTCATCGTTTAGCATGCATGAAGAAGGTCCACGCTGCGTACGATTCACTGTGGGATCGGAACAAATTCAAAGAAAAGGTACGTaacaatttttcataaaaataaaattataattattaagcaTACAGTACGGTATGCCCATTATAAATAGAAAAGCGAGAATATTCCGTAAATAGTTAAAAAAagcaaaagaatttttcaaggtcaaacttaattttttaaaatgaaatatattattatactcATGATGTAACAGAATTCGTTAAGAGTAATTCAATAAAATCATTCGGTGTCATGCAACAGTGTAAATTAATAAGTATATGTATATTAGCTTAAAGCTTTTACATTacttttcaaaatatttgttaaaCAATCCATTTCCACGACTTAAAGTTACctgttgataaatactttacaaGCATCGAAAAATGCAGCTAAAATTAATCGATTTGATGTTTATAACACCCTTCtctaaaataaacaatttttgtaTAAACAGTTTCGTTGTATATTCAAAtgtttaagaaatatttttatttgttaatatAAAATCAACATTCAATATATGAAAACCATGTGTTACTTCTCTGTTTTAGACCATACTTTACCAAATAATTCGATACGTGTGCCTGTAcacgttgaaaaagaaaaaggaacatCAAGAACCGATGGTCCTCCTAGACGAGAACAAACTAAGCAATCTATTATGGAAAAACAAGTAAGCCTTTTTAAAGCGTATTATTAGAATACATATACACTTTTATTCTACCTCTTGATAGATTAATAAAATATGATTCTCATTACAATCGCGTGCTCGGTTTTAGTTCCAGGTAAGCAAAATTATGTTTGACGGCTTCAtaatgcaaacaaataataataattattaataaacgaaATCCAGAAAGTTAATACTAACTAGGTTATCGAACCTATCAAGAAACAAATAACGGATTCATTTTTCAGGTGACCTTAGAAGAACAAATGATTTGTGGAGCACTGCAGACTTTAAATGAAGAAGCTTGCGAAGATGTATTAGACGTACCATCACCGGCGGTAGTACCATCAGACTCACTTCCAGGTGAGCCCTCTTCACTACCGCTTACACTGCCTCTGGTTATAGTTCAAGAACCACCACAGCCAGACCAAAATTGCGACACTGTATTTGAGTACAATACAAATCTTTAATGGTTTGAATCGAAGAAGACCGTCTTCGATCGTCTATCATGTGTGTACTGCATCGATACGACTACATCATCCTATTCGAAGATGGTTCTATATACTCGTAGTCTCAATTCTTTAGGAAAATTTTGTTAACGTATCTTTTATTTAAATGTTTCTTAATATGTCAATATATAGATACATCCATAGCAGTATTACCTATGATAGGTGCACCCATATAAggggaaattaataaaaatttagtttTTATATACACACATATACATATGTGGAAGAGGCTGAAGGAAACATCGCTACTTCCTTCTGAGACCTACCTCTACATCGACTGTTTGAAAATGTGCCAATGCGTCGTGCGAGACTGGACCGTTGTAAATAGACGAAGGATATAAAATGAATGTCAtctgttaaataaaatatacacaTAATGCGTGAAATAAGTAACGTTATGGCGGTAGTGACTTGAATGTATGCGTTTTACTATAGATATAATAAAAGCATCGTCTTCGTGCAATAGTTTAGTACAATAATGGTGTAGCTTGCGAGAAAGAAAAGCTGCGAAAACGTTTTGTATTTCTGAAACAATAGGAAACATTCGTGTCCGTGGCAAAGTATTAATCTGtcttaaaatgttattattaaTGCTTAATCGCTGGTTGTATTATTTTACTTCCCGATATATACGACACATAGAAATATTGTATATTTCCTAGATTCAAAACCTATTATTTTCCACAATGAACATTTGTAAAACAGACTGTGATAATTACTTGTTACTATCATCGGATGCTGTTGAACGAGTACCTATACTTCCTTTTTGGATGTTCACGCTGATAGATCTTGTATACTTAGAAAGATAAGCTTCAACGTGAAAGAGTTTTATATATCAAATTAAAGAACTAGTTATATTTTCATCCTGATTCattgtattctttttttttgtactaCCTGTACAATTACCATAATTAGATTGTTCGAACATTATATTATAAATGCAAATGgcaataaaattttgttggaAAATTAAAGCGAGATTATCTTTCTTAACGGAGTAGATCTATAAGCTTAACGAGCGCATTCTTTCATTTTATATCTTTATTCTATAACACAACGCGCTCGGTGCTACGGATAGTTGAAAAGTTAATGGCAGTAATTAATCATATTTCACCGAAACATTCTTACAATGTTTTTAATCTTCGATTCCTCAATTGTTTGATTTCGTACTGGCGTTTGCAATGGAATTCGTGCGGAGATCGAAAAGGAAACAAAAGGCATATAACACTGACCCTTTGTTTTAGGAACAGGCGCAACCGCATCTCAGGACACGGATTTCGTAATTCTTCAATCTAATCCGCATCTGCACTGGGTACCAGTTAACGACGAACCAGAAACATCGGACGACAGTTCAC
The Colletes latitarsis isolate SP2378_abdomen chromosome 14, iyColLati1, whole genome shotgun sequence DNA segment above includes these coding regions:
- the Arms gene encoding ankyrin repeat-rich membrane spanning isoform X2: MRVFFDIDLVSMEYVNERSNLLTSNQRSAASLPSLIPQGLARGYGSFSSCQQVIQSIWNRSKQTLHRTDSMVSLCYRSLASYITDDNLAGLQNFLESKRVQVDDRDENGSTALIFAATKGKIHFVRELINHGADVNAEDGDNWTALLCAAKEGHTDVCLELLEHGAELEHRDMGGWTALMWATYKGRSPTVTMLLARGADVNAHGNFHISSLLWAAGRGYPDIVKDIIAHGAKVNVGDKYGTTALVWASRKGNVEIVDTLLKAGANVDTAGMYSWTALLVATLGNHVDVVLLLLEHKPNVNALDKDGCTALAIACREGHHEIANALLNAGAYVNIQDRAGDTNLIHAVKGGHRGVVESLLKKYADVDIAGKDKKTATYIAVEKGNISILKLLLNANPDLEIATKDGDTPLLRAVRSRNAEIVQLLLDKKAKVSATDKKGDTVLHVAMRARSKAIVEILLRNPKNSQLLYRPNRQGETPYNIDINHPKTILGQIFGARRLNTNEDNENMLGYDLYSSALADILSEPSLSTPITVGLYAKWGSGKSFLLNKLREEMKNFARQWIDPVFQFSFLLFVVVSHVSLLVGITIGLALQSWIVGLACGISLIFITYAFLILIWHANKRYDWYWPYNFTVALTTKLNSLKLLLQVIFCHPPGGQVHDGVTVQPIKFYFTDQTRVGTTAAGENAVVQMVGSLYDSIENDFGSLSTRLYRAFRPKPDKSTTTWKWRHLCCLPYIVIFEFCFCSLLVGISVLTVYLIDISSNEPTIEKVTAHIIMITVALILAVSVIANLYTWSRTLQALVFSQRRHLQRSISKLETLKSEGFIQTLRSEVSLMTEMVKCLDSFMAQQSRLVVIVDGLDSCEQDKVLLVLDAIQALFSDNGYPFVVILAIDPHIIAKAVEVNSRRLFTESNIGGHDYLRNMVHLPFYLQNSGLRKVKVAQQTAQHSKKTAWTEAEESVNYTASSTMHHSVSNRRLSTESGIMNSNEKLKPQSRKGSRKLRLSESIASSIGSNLNRLGGAQDLNKMLLTDDYFSDVNPRSMRRLMNVVYVTGRLLKAFQIDFNWYHLASWINITEQWPFRTSWLILHYDMYEESLDDSMSLKSLYDKIRPQIPVLKEVQPLLEMDRDERKLDIFLTFHRASLLVSDMKIFLPFTINLDPYIKKKIKEEQQSIEEETGLGPYKQYNPWTMHGGTQEQWNANRTGLINRNVKLARTPSLQGSAPVPSTSSWCMQPSFDWQTPPWVQMPPMEPVLKPLSATTTLPSEILEIKLSSLTVNGVCDLIDRIESLNHNQAPQYKNVIKENNINGRVLLHCETQELKKVLKMAFGDWELFRMVIVSLRELELSSFSMHEEGPRCVRFTVGSEQIQRKDHTLPNNSIRVPVHVEKEKGTSRTDGPPRREQTKQSIMEKQVTLEEQMICGALQTLNEEACEDVLDVPSPAVVPSDSLPGTGATASQDTDFVILQSNPHLHWVPVNDEPETSDDSSLESTVHLQRTNSQRSITSQLSTRSVCSFGRRNTRRDAGNANTSRPSSLFMSPPPSPRPAFRSKSTDENYVANNIPLKPTISTPIKKLRSTSTLNEETVSVSVPNSNLEKLTKLKDRLMGTLPASSAPGESEDESTPLVSELSTPTHSQSDSVFKHDSSEEHSSSISSNKSLPRDGERSVDIDYSDTVSLMVREPLHVRFLSRQDAEEWDNPETPV